The following proteins come from a genomic window of Rutidosis leptorrhynchoides isolate AG116_Rl617_1_P2 chromosome 10, CSIRO_AGI_Rlap_v1, whole genome shotgun sequence:
- the LOC139872708 gene encoding heat stress transcription factor C-1-like, which yields MESNDIIAPFVLKTYQMVNDPSLDVYIRWGVANNSFIVVEPLDFSQHMLPAYFKHNNFSSFVRQLNTYGFRKVDPDRWEFANEWFLRGQTHLLKNIGRKKQSYIRNNSNFSQDDDEDEMAIEITKLKHKQKTLEQEVIEMNKRLEATERRPEQMMALLHKVAEDPDILPRMMHEKNQRSKRLVDKKRQRVLIPPPSQSPSPSSTANQFGEWAASSPEGYYGNEPFWQSSPSLTSNTPRVNVDYSVGLSPERDGRQPPGYPFSLLGGGF from the exons ATGGAATCTAACGATATTATCGCACCTTTTGTCCTCAAAACATATCAAATGGTCAACGATCCATCTTTAGATGTTTACATCCGTTGGGGTGTCGCTAATAATAGCTTCATCGTGGTCGAACCACTCGATTTCTCCCAACATATGTTGCCGGCCTATTTCAAACACAACAATTTTTCAAGCTTTGTTCGTCAATTGAATACTTAT GGATTCAGGAAAGTGGATCCGGATCGATGGGAATTCGCAAACGAGTGGTTTTTACGAGGACAAACACATTTACTAAAAAATATAGGAAGAAAGAAACAAAGTTACATTCGTAACAATTCGAATTTCTCTCAAGATGACGATGAAGACGAAATGGCAATCGAAATTACTAAATTAAAACACAAACAAAAAACATTAGAACAAGAAGTGATCGAAATGAACAAGAGACTCGAAGCAACCGAAAGACGCCCCGAACAAATGATGGCGTTATTACATAAAGTAGCGGAAGACCCGGACATACTGCCACGTATGATGCACGAAAAAAACCAACGTTCAAAACGATTGGTGGATAAAAAAAGACAACGAGTTTTAATTCCTCCGCCGTCGCAATCACCGTCGCCGTCTTCAACGGCGAACCAGTTTGGAGAATGGGCGGCTTCGTCGCCGGAAGGTTATTATGGGAATGAACCGTTTTGGCAGTCATCACCATCACTAACGTCAAATACGCCACGTGTAAATGTAGATTACTCCGTAGGGTTATCGCCGGAGCGGGATGGTAGACAGCCGCCGGGGTATCCGTTTTCACTATTGGGTGGCGGATTTTAG
- the LOC139871467 gene encoding uncharacterized protein, whose amino-acid sequence MSFGNTLINRQWVLVLRIGVRFPDKCNLLDKGVVIPNLMCSSCSSHIEDPPHVFFDCEIASNVWSYIASWIGINLPIWQSIEDMWQWILSASHNQVEVFILEVCYATLWTLWRFRNASTFDPSKFKKCYILDSIVLSSFDWLSSRYKKANLNWNV is encoded by the exons ATGAGTTTCGGAAATACTTTGATCAATCGACAATGGGTTCTAGTCCTACGCATTGGTGTAAG GTTTCCAGATAAATGTAATTTGCTCGATAAAGGTGTGGTAATCCCGAATTTGATGTGTTCTTCTTGTTCATCTCATATTGAAGATCCGCCTCATGTATTCTTTGATTGTGAGATTGCCTCAAATGTTTGGTCATATATTGCTTCGTGGATTGGCATCAATCTTCCCATTTGGCAATCGATTGAAGATATGTGGCAATGGATCTTGTCTGCTAGTCATAACCAGGTGGAAGTTTTTATCTTGGAAGTTTGTTATGCAACCCTTTGGACTCTTTGGCGTTTCAGAAACGCAAGCACTTTTGACCCCTCAAAATTCAAGAAGTGTTACATTTTAGATTCGATTGTCTTATCCTCTTTTGATTGGCTTTCATCTCGTTATAAGAAAGCTAATCTTAATTGGAATGTATGA